The proteins below are encoded in one region of Bacteroides uniformis:
- a CDS encoding replication-associated recombination protein A, with translation MQPLAERLRPRTLDEYIGQKHLVGPGAVLRKMIDAGRISSFILWGPPGVGKTTLAQIIANKLETPFYTLSAVTSGVKDVRDVIERAKSNRFFSQASPILFIDEIHRFSKSQQDSLLGAVEQGTVTLIGATTENPSFEVIRPLLSRCQLYTLKSLEKDDLLELLQRAITTDTVLKERKIELKETTAMLRFSGGDARKLLNILELVIDSEATDPVLITDDMVTERLQQNPLAYDKDGEMHYDIISAFIKSIRGSDPDGAIYWLARMVEGGEDPAFIARRLVISASEDIGLANPNALLLANACFDTLMKVGWPEGRIPLAEATIYLATSPKSNSAYMAINNALELVRETGNLPVPLHLRNAPTKLMKQLGYGEKYKYAHDYPGNFVKQQFLPDELKDRRIWEPQLNPAEQKHKERMQQLWGEEKKW, from the coding sequence ATGCAACCATTAGCAGAACGGCTTAGACCAAGAACATTAGATGAATATATCGGTCAGAAACATTTAGTGGGACCGGGTGCAGTGCTGCGTAAGATGATTGATGCAGGACGTATCTCTTCGTTTATCTTATGGGGCCCTCCGGGAGTGGGAAAGACAACCCTGGCACAGATTATCGCCAACAAGCTGGAAACCCCTTTCTATACACTTAGTGCCGTGACCAGCGGTGTGAAGGATGTACGCGACGTGATAGAGCGTGCCAAGAGCAACCGCTTCTTCTCGCAAGCCAGTCCCATCCTCTTCATCGACGAGATACACCGTTTCAGCAAGTCGCAGCAAGACTCGCTGTTGGGAGCCGTGGAGCAAGGCACCGTGACGCTGATAGGCGCCACCACGGAGAACCCTTCGTTCGAGGTCATCCGCCCGCTACTATCCCGCTGCCAGCTCTATACCCTGAAGTCACTGGAGAAGGACGACCTGCTGGAACTGCTGCAACGCGCCATCACCACGGACACCGTGCTGAAGGAACGGAAAATAGAACTGAAAGAAACCACTGCCATGCTCCGCTTCAGCGGAGGAGACGCCCGCAAGCTGCTCAACATCCTCGAACTGGTGATAGATTCCGAAGCCACCGACCCTGTCCTCATCACGGATGACATGGTGACCGAACGCCTTCAACAGAACCCTCTTGCCTACGACAAGGACGGCGAGATGCACTACGACATCATCTCCGCTTTCATCAAATCCATTCGCGGCAGCGACCCGGATGGCGCCATCTACTGGCTGGCACGCATGGTAGAAGGCGGTGAGGACCCTGCCTTCATAGCTCGCCGCCTCGTCATCTCCGCTTCCGAAGACATCGGACTGGCCAACCCCAACGCGCTGCTACTTGCCAACGCCTGCTTCGACACGTTGATGAAAGTGGGATGGCCCGAAGGACGTATCCCCCTGGCAGAAGCCACCATATACCTTGCCACCAGCCCCAAGAGTAATTCAGCCTATATGGCCATCAACAATGCCCTGGAACTGGTACGCGAAACGGGCAACCTCCCCGTCCCCCTGCACCTGCGCAATGCGCCCACCAAGCTGATGAAGCAGTTGGGCTACGGCGAGAAGTACAAGTACGCCCACGACTACCCCGGCAACTTCGTCAAGCAGCAATTCCTGCCCGACGAATTGAAAGACCGCCGTATCTGGGAGCCACAACTCAACCCTGCCGAGCAAAAGCATAAGGAACGGATGCAGCAACTCTGGGGAGAGGAAAAGAAATGGTAA
- a CDS encoding sensor histidine kinase, giving the protein MKQTTVVTVYILTLSLCLVWCACPAHAETRHIALIHSFEPGYPPATKALELLQKEFRRLGLDCDVREYYLDCDRYMEEVENFRMAGFVDDLSAWGAELIAVLDDQAAYALMACGHPLAHEIPVVFSGVNYPNISLLLQYPNITGYADTPDYLRTIRMIESIMGKARICLMNGQTFLDRKIWHALNEQCEGQGPDIVTSAQGFYFAGSSYHCVREGETISPILKRQNIDMLLDTTKIVRMTSDSIAIRHLMWLGRGDNTLLLYTKRDYTTKRVGMLFDNPTFQTINEGFGFADYLLGGYFTPLESQIRYMATGIKERLEGRMPRQQVTECAKQYVLNWHVLQKYGIPLESIPVEYTVMYIPFSERYRYHILVGSILGAVFVLTVIVLLSFSLLHERRRKREALRNLLYEHETLCLAIEGNSTYAWRLEGDSVSCDSQFCELIHHRSGRLLLNEITPYIHPGDLPVFRKNIASRHERTHHKGQYRCNFTGEFQWWEFSYNTIHTPGHAPIIAGLLQNIQELKDHEQELIESRELAEQAELKQSFLNNMSHEIRTPLNAIVGFSDMLANEPEFSDEERQEFVDIINTNTKLLLKLVGDVLELSRIESGNLSFIFQRESVRQLLDDVYQTHSLLIQPPLQFLKDFPPEDVQVNVDPMRLTQVLTNFLNNANKFTKEGSIQLGYCCPSGMSEVHLYVEDTGIGIPHSEQKMIFERFYKRSEFSQGVGLGLSICVLIVEKMGGRIELRSEEGRGSRFTVVLPCIE; this is encoded by the coding sequence ATGAAGCAAACAACGGTAGTTACCGTATATATATTGACGCTTTCCCTCTGCCTCGTGTGGTGTGCCTGCCCCGCCCATGCGGAGACGCGGCACATCGCACTGATACACTCTTTCGAGCCGGGCTATCCGCCTGCCACGAAAGCTCTGGAACTGCTGCAGAAAGAGTTCCGCCGTCTCGGCTTGGACTGCGATGTACGCGAATACTACCTGGACTGCGACCGCTACATGGAGGAGGTGGAGAACTTCCGCATGGCCGGCTTCGTGGACGACCTCTCCGCTTGGGGAGCCGAGCTAATAGCCGTGCTCGACGACCAGGCTGCCTATGCGCTGATGGCATGCGGGCATCCGCTGGCGCACGAAATACCCGTCGTGTTTAGCGGTGTGAACTATCCCAACATCTCCCTGCTCCTGCAATATCCCAACATCACGGGCTATGCCGACACGCCCGATTACCTGCGCACCATCCGCATGATAGAGAGTATCATGGGCAAGGCACGCATCTGTCTGATGAACGGCCAGACTTTTCTGGACCGCAAGATATGGCACGCGCTGAACGAACAGTGCGAAGGGCAGGGGCCCGACATCGTGACCTCCGCCCAAGGCTTTTACTTTGCTGGTTCCTCCTATCACTGCGTGCGCGAGGGGGAGACTATCAGCCCCATACTGAAACGGCAGAACATAGACATGCTGCTGGACACCACGAAGATTGTGCGCATGACGAGCGACTCCATAGCGATACGCCATCTGATGTGGCTGGGACGCGGCGACAACACGTTGCTGCTCTATACCAAGCGGGACTATACCACCAAGCGCGTGGGCATGCTCTTTGACAATCCCACGTTTCAGACCATCAACGAGGGCTTCGGCTTTGCCGACTACTTGCTGGGAGGATATTTCACCCCGCTGGAGAGCCAGATAAGATACATGGCGACCGGTATCAAGGAACGCCTCGAAGGGCGGATGCCCCGGCAGCAGGTGACGGAATGCGCTAAGCAGTACGTGCTGAACTGGCATGTGCTGCAGAAGTATGGCATCCCGCTCGAGAGCATTCCGGTGGAGTACACCGTGATGTACATCCCTTTCTCGGAGCGCTATCGTTACCATATACTCGTAGGCTCCATTCTGGGCGCTGTCTTCGTGCTGACGGTGATAGTCTTGCTCTCTTTCAGCCTACTGCACGAACGCAGGCGCAAGCGTGAGGCACTGCGAAACCTCCTCTACGAGCATGAGACCCTCTGCCTGGCCATCGAAGGAAATTCTACCTACGCCTGGCGACTGGAGGGAGATTCCGTGTCCTGCGACTCGCAGTTCTGCGAGCTTATTCACCACCGCTCCGGTCGTCTTCTGCTCAATGAAATCACTCCCTACATCCATCCCGGCGACTTACCCGTTTTCCGCAAGAACATAGCGTCAAGGCACGAACGTACGCACCACAAGGGACAGTACCGCTGTAACTTCACCGGCGAGTTCCAGTGGTGGGAGTTCAGCTACAATACCATCCACACCCCCGGACACGCACCCATCATAGCCGGACTGCTGCAGAACATCCAGGAACTGAAAGACCACGAGCAGGAGCTGATAGAATCCCGCGAGCTTGCGGAGCAAGCCGAACTGAAACAGTCGTTCCTCAATAACATGAGTCACGAAATACGCACTCCGCTCAATGCCATTGTCGGCTTCTCGGACATGCTGGCTAACGAGCCGGAGTTCTCCGACGAAGAGCGGCAGGAGTTTGTGGACATTATCAACACCAATACCAAACTGCTGCTGAAACTGGTGGGCGATGTGCTGGAACTGTCGCGCATCGAGTCGGGTAACCTCTCGTTCATCTTTCAGCGGGAGAGTGTGCGCCAGCTGCTCGATGACGTCTATCAGACGCATAGCCTGCTTATCCAGCCGCCGTTGCAGTTCCTCAAGGATTTCCCTCCCGAAGATGTGCAGGTGAATGTAGATCCCATGCGACTGACACAGGTACTCACCAACTTCCTGAACAATGCCAACAAGTTTACGAAAGAAGGCAGCATCCAGCTGGGGTATTGTTGTCCGTCCGGCATGAGCGAGGTACATCTTTATGTGGAAGATACCGGCATAGGCATTCCGCACAGCGAGCAGAAGATGATTTTTGAGCGTTTCTACAAGCGTAGCGAGTTTTCCCAAGGCGTCGGGCTAGGCTTGTCCATCTGTGTGCTCATCGTCGAAAAGATGGGAGGACGCATCGAACTCCGCTCCGAGGAAGGTCGTGGAAGCCGTTTCACGGTGGTGCTGCCTTGTATTGAATAA
- a CDS encoding TonB-dependent receptor — MLKRVRIALTALLLLAAVGVNAQVTTASMAGKVTDASNEPIIGATVQAVHQPSGSRYGTVTNVDGRYSIQGMRTGGPYRVEISYIGYQTVIYKDITLQLGEVYNLNVEMSESSELLNEVIVTAAKTKFTAEKTGATTNISSAQITQLPTVNRSISDIARLSPYANGMSFAGGDGRSTNFTIDGANFNNNFGLSSNLPGGGNPISMDAIEEVQVVVAPFDVRQTNFIGGGINAITKSGTNTFRGTAYTYYRNQDMRGNRINGEDLGARSDESKTTYGFTLGGPIIKNKLFFFVNYEKEKTPGEVIKYRAREDGEEAKGMVSRTLKSDMEKVYNHLKDKYGYDAGSYTSFPADEENTKILARIDWNITDRHRLSLRYNNTKNTAWNAPNGNSSDTGYRLNNTYRVGTQSMAFANSMYSMDNKVQSWATDLNSRFTDKISNQLLFTYTNIEDMRGTNSSPFPFIDIMAGKDENGNQILEPYMSAGYELFTYNNGVKNKITNITDNFTFFTGNHKLTAGLSYEHQFANNAYMRNGTGYYRYNSLEDFLSGAAPESFALTYGFNGVANPNAQVTFNQLGFYAQDEWNLGNSLKLTYGIRFDNLMFDNDDLQRNDAIYELDFDGQHIDTGKWPDSRWQISPRIGFVWDVFKDKSLKVRGGTGVFTGRLPLVFFTNMPTNASMVQNSVTFKTQYDNGKVVGHDSRLDQLAGGMITDMNQIIDKFNLPTTIEKHVAGSKISGVAQDFKMPQVWKSSIAVDYQVPVSFPLTVTGEFMFTKNVNAVTINNINIKNPDEWKYNKLTTVKGADGKDVTTTELLHTGMQRFNGADNRMVYSYSLYDNPDKNVKYAGDFVHYNGKNAVVLDNTSKGYGYTANITVNAQPVDDLMLMLAYTHTESKEVSGLPGSDPISTWQGLNTIDGSNYVDAQRSQYVVPDKVIASVGYYIPFRHKGLLRGTHLNLFYSGYSSGGYSFCYTNDMNGDGINNDLMYIPKDDSEINFKTEEDRVAFWKFVEQDSYLKNHKGQYAEAYAARAPWVHRFDFRLLEDFEFKIGKTKHCFQLSFDIMNVGNLINSKWGISKTNTVSNSNRILKYEGVKSATDLTPVFSMYKVNGEYPTKTYDTYQNYSECWKLQVGIRYVFN; from the coding sequence ATGTTAAAGAGAGTAAGAATTGCACTGACAGCGTTACTGCTACTGGCTGCCGTAGGTGTAAATGCGCAGGTCACCACCGCCTCTATGGCAGGTAAGGTGACGGATGCAAGTAATGAGCCCATTATCGGCGCCACTGTACAGGCTGTTCATCAGCCTTCCGGTTCGCGCTACGGAACCGTGACCAACGTCGATGGACGCTATTCTATCCAGGGTATGCGCACTGGTGGTCCCTACCGGGTGGAGATTTCCTATATCGGCTATCAGACGGTTATTTATAAGGACATCACCCTTCAGCTGGGTGAGGTATACAACCTGAACGTAGAGATGAGTGAATCTTCCGAGTTGCTGAACGAAGTGATTGTGACGGCTGCCAAGACCAAGTTCACTGCTGAAAAGACGGGTGCCACTACCAACATCTCTTCTGCACAGATAACGCAGCTTCCCACCGTGAACCGCAGCATCAGTGACATTGCCCGCCTTTCTCCCTATGCCAACGGCATGAGTTTTGCCGGCGGTGACGGACGTTCCACGAACTTCACTATCGACGGTGCCAACTTCAACAATAACTTCGGACTTAGTTCCAACCTCCCCGGCGGCGGCAACCCCATCTCCATGGATGCCATCGAAGAGGTGCAGGTAGTGGTGGCTCCCTTCGACGTGCGCCAGACGAACTTCATAGGCGGCGGCATCAACGCCATTACCAAGAGTGGTACGAACACGTTCAGAGGTACTGCCTATACCTATTACCGCAACCAGGACATGCGCGGTAACCGCATCAACGGCGAGGACCTGGGAGCACGTTCCGACGAGTCCAAGACTACCTACGGCTTCACGCTGGGCGGTCCTATCATCAAGAACAAACTGTTCTTCTTCGTAAACTACGAAAAGGAGAAGACTCCGGGAGAGGTTATAAAGTATCGCGCGCGTGAGGACGGTGAAGAGGCAAAAGGTATGGTGTCCCGTACGCTGAAGTCGGATATGGAGAAGGTGTACAACCATCTGAAGGACAAGTACGGCTACGACGCAGGCTCTTACACAAGTTTTCCTGCTGACGAGGAGAACACCAAGATTCTGGCCCGCATCGACTGGAACATCACGGACCGCCATCGCTTGAGCCTCCGCTACAACAATACGAAGAATACGGCTTGGAATGCCCCGAACGGTAACTCTTCCGATACGGGATATCGCTTGAACAATACTTATCGCGTAGGTACGCAGTCTATGGCGTTTGCCAACAGCATGTATTCCATGGACAACAAGGTGCAGTCTTGGGCGACAGATTTGAACAGCCGCTTCACCGATAAGATTTCCAATCAGTTGCTGTTCACCTACACCAATATAGAGGACATGCGCGGCACCAATTCTTCTCCTTTCCCCTTCATCGACATCATGGCAGGCAAGGACGAGAATGGAAACCAGATTCTGGAACCGTACATGAGCGCCGGTTACGAGTTGTTCACCTACAACAACGGTGTGAAGAACAAGATTACGAACATTACCGATAACTTCACCTTCTTCACCGGTAACCACAAGCTGACGGCAGGTCTTAGCTATGAGCACCAGTTTGCCAACAACGCCTATATGCGTAACGGTACGGGATATTACCGCTATAACAGTCTGGAAGATTTCCTGAGTGGCGCAGCTCCCGAATCATTCGCTTTGACTTATGGCTTCAACGGTGTGGCCAACCCCAATGCTCAGGTTACCTTCAACCAGCTTGGTTTCTATGCCCAGGATGAATGGAACCTCGGCAACAGTCTGAAACTGACCTACGGTATCCGTTTCGACAACTTGATGTTCGACAACGACGACCTCCAGAGAAACGATGCCATCTATGAGCTTGACTTCGACGGGCAGCACATCGACACTGGCAAGTGGCCGGATTCCAGATGGCAGATTTCTCCCCGTATAGGTTTCGTTTGGGACGTGTTCAAGGACAAGTCGCTGAAAGTACGTGGAGGTACGGGTGTGTTTACCGGACGTCTGCCGTTGGTTTTCTTCACCAATATGCCGACCAATGCTTCTATGGTACAGAACTCCGTTACCTTTAAGACCCAATATGACAATGGAAAGGTGGTGGGCCATGATTCCCGTCTGGACCAGTTGGCAGGCGGCATGATTACGGACATGAACCAGATAATCGACAAGTTCAACCTCCCCACCACGATTGAGAAACACGTGGCGGGAAGCAAGATTTCCGGTGTGGCTCAGGACTTCAAGATGCCGCAGGTGTGGAAGTCGTCTATCGCGGTGGACTATCAGGTACCCGTATCTTTCCCCTTGACCGTGACGGGAGAGTTCATGTTCACGAAGAATGTGAATGCCGTTACCATCAACAACATCAATATCAAGAACCCCGACGAATGGAAGTACAATAAGCTGACCACCGTCAAGGGCGCTGATGGAAAAGACGTGACAACTACGGAACTGTTGCATACGGGTATGCAACGTTTCAATGGTGCGGATAACCGCATGGTGTACTCTTATTCTCTTTATGACAACCCCGACAAGAATGTGAAATATGCAGGCGACTTCGTGCATTACAATGGCAAGAATGCCGTGGTACTCGACAATACATCCAAAGGCTACGGCTATACGGCAAACATCACGGTGAATGCCCAGCCGGTGGATGACTTGATGCTGATGCTGGCCTATACGCACACGGAGTCCAAAGAAGTTTCCGGTCTTCCGGGCAGCGACCCTATCTCCACTTGGCAGGGATTGAACACGATTGATGGTTCCAATTATGTGGATGCACAACGGTCACAGTATGTGGTTCCCGATAAGGTGATTGCTTCTGTGGGCTACTACATCCCCTTCAGACACAAAGGCCTGCTTCGCGGCACACACCTGAATCTGTTCTATTCCGGCTATTCTTCCGGCGGTTACAGCTTCTGCTACACCAACGACATGAACGGCGATGGTATCAACAACGACTTGATGTACATTCCGAAGGACGATAGTGAAATCAACTTCAAGACAGAGGAAGACCGCGTTGCCTTCTGGAAATTCGTAGAGCAGGATTCGTACTTGAAGAATCACAAAGGACAGTATGCCGAGGCTTATGCTGCCCGCGCTCCGTGGGTGCACCGCTTTGACTTCCGTCTGCTGGAGGATTTCGAATTCAAGATTGGCAAGACCAAGCATTGCTTCCAGTTGAGTTTTGACATCATGAACGTGGGTAACCTCATCAACTCCAAATGGGGTATCTCCAAGACCAATACCGTTTCCAACAGCAACCGAATCCTGAAGTATGAAGGGGTGAAGAGCGCCACTGACCTGACTCCGGTATTCTCCATGTATAAGGTGAACGGTGAATATCCTACCAAGACTTACGACACCTATCAGAACTACAGCGAATGCTGGAAGTTGCAAGTCGGTATCCGTTACGTGTTCAACTAA
- a CDS encoding D-2-hydroxyacid dehydrogenase: MNIVVLDGYAANPGDLCWDELQALGECTIYDRTAPAEVLERAAGAEILLTNKTVLTAEHMAALPELKYIGVLATGYNIVDTAAAKERGIIVTNIPAYSTDSVAQMVFAHILNITQQVQHHSEEVHRGRWTASKDFCFWDTPLIELREKKLGIVGLGHTGFTTARIAIGFGMKVCAYTSKTNFQLPPEIRKMELDELFRECDIISLHCPLTDSTREMVNAERLRLMKPTAILINTGRGPLINEQDLANALNNGTIYAAGVDVLSQEPPRADNPLLSARNCYITPHIAWASTAARERLMQIMLENIKAYQDGKPVNVVNK; this comes from the coding sequence ATGAATATAGTAGTATTAGACGGCTATGCCGCCAACCCCGGCGACCTCTGCTGGGACGAATTGCAAGCCTTGGGCGAGTGCACCATCTACGACCGCACCGCCCCTGCGGAAGTATTGGAACGCGCCGCTGGTGCAGAAATCCTGCTGACCAACAAAACCGTGCTCACCGCCGAGCACATGGCGGCACTGCCCGAACTGAAATACATCGGTGTGCTGGCTACCGGATACAACATCGTAGACACCGCCGCTGCCAAAGAACGCGGCATCATTGTCACCAATATTCCCGCCTACAGCACCGACTCCGTTGCCCAGATGGTCTTTGCCCATATTCTGAACATCACCCAGCAAGTGCAACACCACTCTGAAGAGGTGCACCGGGGCCGCTGGACAGCAAGCAAGGACTTCTGCTTCTGGGACACGCCTCTCATCGAACTGCGCGAAAAGAAGCTTGGAATCGTAGGCCTGGGCCACACCGGCTTCACCACCGCCCGCATCGCCATCGGCTTCGGTATGAAGGTATGTGCCTACACCTCCAAGACCAACTTCCAGCTTCCTCCCGAAATCCGCAAGATGGAGCTGGACGAGTTGTTCCGCGAATGTGACATCATCAGTCTGCACTGTCCCCTCACCGACTCCACCCGCGAGATGGTGAATGCAGAACGGCTTCGGTTGATGAAGCCCACCGCCATTCTCATCAATACCGGACGCGGCCCTCTCATCAACGAACAAGACCTTGCCAATGCACTTAACAACGGTACCATCTATGCCGCCGGCGTAGACGTACTCTCGCAAGAACCTCCCCGTGCCGACAATCCGTTGCTCTCCGCCCGCAACTGCTACATCACTCCGCACATTGCCTGGGCAAGCACCGCCGCGCGCGAACGCCTCATGCAGATTATGCTCGAGAACATCAAGGCCTACCAAGACGGCAAGCCGGTGAACGTAGTGAATAAATAA
- the nhaA gene encoding Na+/H+ antiporter NhaA, with translation MIILRTVKNFSSLNIAASILLFLMAILAAVIANSPMAPLYQGFLLQELHLRIGDFNLFSHGGHPLKMIEFINDCLMTVFFLAVGLEIKRELLVGELSSFRKASLPFVAACGGMLVPVIVYSLLVVQGTPETRGMAIPMATDIAFSLGVLSLLGKRVPLSLKIFLTAFAVVDDIGGILVIAIFYSSEVAYGYLIVAAVLYFFLYYMGKFGMTQKIFFLLIGVIIWYLFLQSGIHSTISGVILAFVIPARPRLDAGKYIKRIRDIIGDFPVTKSDNIILTNEQIATLKQVERASDHVISPLQSLEDNLHGAVNFVILPLFAFANAGVVFSGGGGVVGAVSIAVAAGLLLGKFIGIFLFTWLAVKSGLSSMPPGMNWRSVAGVSLLGGIGFTVSLFIANLSFAGEYPDLLNQAKFGVLLGTIVAGMLGYMVLNAVLPKVKNK, from the coding sequence ATGATTATTTTACGTACTGTGAAAAACTTCTCGTCGCTGAATATAGCGGCGAGCATCTTGCTGTTTTTGATGGCTATTTTGGCGGCCGTTATTGCTAATTCGCCGATGGCTCCGTTGTATCAGGGCTTTCTTTTGCAAGAACTGCATCTGCGCATCGGAGACTTTAATTTGTTCTCCCATGGCGGTCATCCGTTGAAAATGATTGAGTTTATAAACGACTGCTTGATGACTGTTTTCTTTCTGGCTGTGGGGTTGGAGATAAAGCGGGAACTGCTGGTGGGTGAACTTTCTTCCTTTCGTAAGGCTTCTTTACCCTTTGTAGCGGCATGTGGCGGTATGCTGGTGCCGGTCATTGTCTATTCACTTTTGGTCGTTCAGGGTACTCCGGAAACGCGCGGTATGGCTATACCGATGGCTACGGATATTGCTTTTTCATTGGGTGTACTCAGTCTGCTGGGTAAACGGGTGCCTTTGAGTCTGAAAATTTTCCTGACGGCATTTGCAGTGGTCGATGATATTGGCGGCATTCTGGTTATTGCCATTTTCTATAGTTCCGAAGTGGCATACGGATATCTTATTGTAGCTGCTGTCCTTTATTTCTTCCTTTACTATATGGGGAAATTCGGTATGACACAGAAGATATTCTTCCTGCTTATCGGGGTAATTATTTGGTATTTGTTCCTTCAGTCGGGCATTCACAGCACTATTTCCGGAGTGATACTGGCCTTTGTAATACCGGCCCGTCCCCGTTTGGATGCCGGGAAATACATTAAACGCATCCGCGACATTATCGGTGATTTTCCGGTTACCAAATCAGATAATATTATATTGACCAATGAGCAGATTGCCACTCTAAAACAAGTGGAGCGCGCTTCTGATCATGTAATTAGTCCTTTGCAATCCCTGGAAGACAATTTGCATGGTGCGGTAAACTTTGTGATACTGCCGCTCTTTGCCTTTGCCAATGCCGGTGTGGTGTTCAGTGGAGGCGGTGGCGTTGTTGGAGCTGTTAGTATAGCGGTGGCTGCAGGATTGCTTCTTGGCAAGTTTATCGGTATTTTTCTGTTTACCTGGCTGGCGGTCAAGAGTGGTTTGTCCTCAATGCCTCCGGGAATGAATTGGAGAAGTGTTGCCGGAGTATCCTTGTTGGGGGGTATTGGCTTTACGGTATCTTTATTTATTGCCAACCTTTCTTTTGCAGGAGAATATCCGGATCTGCTGAACCAGGCGAAGTTTGGTGTATTGCTGGGAACGATTGTTGCCGGTATGTTGGGATATATGGTACTGAATGCGGTGTTGCCGAAGGTTAAGAACAAATAG
- a CDS encoding endonuclease/exonuclease/phosphatase family protein, translating to MGKSAVKGLFYICLIAATFVLATITIMAAFSGNVAPVDSVIMPLLGLAVPVLLIVNLITALCWALARKRWALVPLVAFFCNWGYLTSVFQLHLPKDKTPAGKYLKIATYNIHNFGGEITGYSCKEIARYMQQEGVDVLCFQEFGDNSDFPTDSIRRVLSHWSHALIPSEDSVKGVLPIAVFSRYPLANHRFITYQHSSNCSMMCDVVMGTDTIRLINNHLQTTSVSQKRRKWERELATDDTRREVQAAKDAAGTLHENFMKRATQTYVISHYAKTSPYPVLLCGDFNSIPSSYTYHHLRKTLKDGFRTAGNGYMYTYRYAKRMLRIDYIFHSPSLKGIEYYSPDLDLCSDHNPVIMEVEIQ from the coding sequence ATGGGAAAGTCCGCCGTAAAAGGTCTGTTCTACATCTGTCTGATAGCAGCGACATTCGTCTTGGCCACCATCACCATAATGGCAGCCTTCTCAGGAAATGTAGCTCCGGTCGATTCCGTCATCATGCCATTACTGGGGCTGGCAGTGCCCGTACTCCTGATTGTCAATCTGATAACGGCACTCTGCTGGGCATTGGCCCGTAAGCGCTGGGCACTGGTTCCGCTGGTGGCATTCTTCTGCAACTGGGGATATCTGACGTCTGTCTTCCAGCTCCATCTGCCGAAAGACAAAACCCCGGCAGGCAAGTATCTGAAGATAGCCACCTACAACATACACAACTTCGGAGGTGAGATTACCGGTTATTCCTGCAAGGAGATAGCCCGGTACATGCAGCAGGAAGGCGTGGATGTGCTGTGCTTCCAGGAGTTCGGAGACAACAGCGATTTCCCCACAGACAGCATACGGCGCGTACTCTCGCATTGGTCACACGCGCTCATCCCTTCTGAAGACTCCGTCAAGGGCGTACTGCCTATCGCCGTATTCAGCCGCTATCCATTGGCGAACCACCGTTTCATCACTTACCAGCACAGCTCCAACTGTAGCATGATGTGCGATGTAGTGATGGGTACGGATACCATACGTCTGATAAACAACCACCTGCAGACCACCAGCGTTAGCCAGAAGCGCAGGAAGTGGGAACGCGAGCTGGCCACCGACGACACCCGCCGCGAAGTCCAGGCAGCCAAAGATGCCGCAGGCACCCTGCACGAAAACTTCATGAAGCGGGCCACGCAGACTTACGTCATCAGCCACTACGCTAAGACCAGCCCCTATCCCGTGCTGCTATGCGGCGACTTCAACTCAATACCTTCCTCCTACACCTACCATCATTTGAGGAAAACCCTCAAAGACGGATTCCGCACTGCCGGAAACGGATACATGTACACCTACCGCTATGCCAAACGCATGTTGCGTATTGATTACATCTTCCACTCCCCTAGCTTGAAGGGTATCGAATACTACTCTCCGGACCTGGATTTGTGCAGCGACCACAATCCAGTGATTATGGAGGTTGAAATACAATAA